One window of the Staphylococcus equorum genome contains the following:
- the gntK gene encoding gluconokinase, whose translation MKYMIGVDIGTTSTKSVLYDEKGQFIMKHNIGYPLHTPNVETSEENPDELFDAVLMTVKYVMREANIAKEDLKLISFSAQMHSLIAMDASNQRLTENLTWADNRASQYAEQIKNEHNGNEIYQRTGTPIHPMSPLAKIFWMKHEQQEIYNQTATFADIKTYIFYQLFEQFVIDQSMASSTGMLNLETLAWDKEALELLGIEETQLPEVVPTTHILKGMKRRYATLMGIDENTPIVVGASDGVLSNLGVNAFKKGEVAVTIGTSGAIRTVIDKPRTDYKGRIFCYVLTEDHYVIGGPVNNGGVVLRWLRDELLASEVETAKRLGVDPYDVLTKIANRVKPGAEGLIFHPYLAGERAPLWNADARGSFFGLTLTHKKEHMIRAALEGVLYNLYTVYLALIEVMDETPSTIKATGGFAKSEVWRQMMADIFDTNLIVPESYESSCLGACVLGMKALGEIDDFSIIEEMVGTTNEHKPNQDNVKVYQQLISIFINLSRSLEDRYTEIATFQREHMTDDKP comes from the coding sequence ATGAAATACATGATAGGTGTCGATATAGGCACAACGAGTACGAAGTCAGTACTCTACGACGAAAAAGGTCAATTTATAATGAAACACAATATCGGTTATCCATTGCATACACCGAATGTGGAAACTTCTGAAGAAAACCCAGATGAGTTATTTGATGCAGTGTTAATGACAGTTAAATATGTAATGAGAGAAGCTAATATTGCTAAAGAAGATCTTAAATTAATCTCATTTAGTGCTCAGATGCACAGTTTAATAGCAATGGATGCGAGTAACCAACGACTAACTGAAAATTTAACCTGGGCAGATAATCGCGCAAGCCAATACGCTGAACAGATTAAAAATGAACATAATGGTAATGAAATATATCAAAGAACCGGCACACCAATCCATCCTATGTCCCCGTTGGCTAAAATATTTTGGATGAAGCATGAACAACAAGAAATATACAACCAAACTGCTACATTTGCTGATATTAAGACATATATTTTCTATCAATTATTTGAGCAATTTGTTATAGATCAATCTATGGCATCATCTACTGGGATGCTTAACTTAGAAACATTAGCTTGGGACAAAGAAGCGCTAGAACTGCTAGGTATTGAAGAGACACAATTACCAGAGGTTGTACCAACAACACATATTTTAAAAGGTATGAAACGTCGCTATGCAACATTGATGGGCATAGATGAAAATACACCAATTGTGGTTGGTGCAAGTGATGGTGTACTTTCCAATTTAGGTGTGAATGCATTTAAAAAAGGTGAAGTTGCGGTGACGATAGGAACATCGGGAGCAATTAGAACGGTGATAGATAAACCACGTACAGATTATAAAGGGCGTATTTTCTGCTATGTGTTAACTGAAGATCATTATGTTATAGGTGGTCCTGTAAACAATGGTGGTGTCGTATTACGTTGGCTTCGTGATGAATTATTAGCCAGCGAAGTAGAGACTGCAAAACGTTTAGGCGTCGATCCATATGACGTGTTAACTAAAATTGCTAATCGAGTTAAACCAGGTGCAGAAGGATTGATTTTCCATCCATATCTCGCTGGTGAACGTGCCCCATTATGGAACGCAGATGCCAGAGGTTCATTCTTTGGATTAACACTAACGCATAAAAAAGAACATATGATTCGTGCTGCTTTAGAGGGTGTTCTTTACAATCTTTACACCGTATATCTTGCGCTAATCGAAGTAATGGATGAAACACCTTCGACAATTAAAGCAACAGGTGGTTTTGCGAAAAGTGAAGTGTGGCGCCAAATGATGGCAGATATTTTTGATACGAATTTAATTGTACCTGAAAGTTATGAAAGCTCTTGCTTAGGTGCATGTGTATTAGGAATGAAAGCACTTGGCGAAATTGATGATTTTTCTATTATCGAAGAGATGGTCGGTACTACAAACGAACATAAGCCGAACCAAGATAATGTGAAGGTGTATCAACAACTCATTTCTATATTTATCAACTTAAGTCGTTCATTAGAGGATCGCTACACAGAAATTGCAACATTCCAACGTGAACATATGACGGATGACAAACCATAG
- a CDS encoding gluconate:H+ symporter translates to MFETIWPLITVVIGIIVLLSLIIFLKLNTFISLIITSIVTAILLGMPLDKIIETVENGMGSTLGHIALIFGLGAILGKLLSDGGGATRIADTLIDKFGSKHVQWAMLVAAFIVGIALFFEVGLVLLIPLVFTIAKRANVSQLKLGFPMVVALSVTHGFLPPHPGPVVIAKELDANLGHVLLYGMIIAIPVTIIAGPLFNKIAQKIAPTAYTREGDISALGAQKEFSEEEMPGFGVSLLTAISPVILMLLSTIVQLITGHEEATNGFESFIYFIGTAATAMLIAVLFAIFTMGIKQGRKNSEIMDSVSNAIYPIGMMILIIGGGGTFKEVLIEGGVGGTIATLFEGTEMSPIFLAWLVAAVLRIALGSSTVAAISSTGIVLPLLQVSDVNVALVVLAIGAGSVILSHVNDAGFWMFKEYFGLTVKETFLTWSLLETVISVSGLIFILILNMFV, encoded by the coding sequence ATGTTTGAAACAATTTGGCCATTGATTACGGTGGTAATAGGAATTATCGTATTATTATCACTTATTATTTTCTTAAAGTTAAACACATTTATTTCATTAATTATCACATCAATTGTGACTGCAATTTTACTAGGTATGCCTTTAGATAAAATCATTGAAACAGTAGAAAATGGTATGGGAAGTACACTAGGACATATTGCATTGATCTTCGGATTAGGTGCTATATTAGGGAAACTACTCTCTGATGGTGGGGGTGCGACACGTATTGCCGACACGCTTATCGATAAGTTCGGATCTAAACATGTACAATGGGCAATGCTTGTAGCTGCGTTTATTGTAGGTATTGCCTTATTCTTTGAAGTAGGTTTAGTATTATTGATTCCTTTAGTATTTACGATTGCTAAACGTGCAAATGTTTCACAGTTAAAATTAGGTTTTCCAATGGTTGTGGCTTTATCTGTAACGCACGGATTTTTACCGCCACATCCAGGACCAGTAGTTATAGCTAAAGAATTAGACGCAAACTTAGGCCACGTATTACTTTACGGTATGATTATTGCAATTCCAGTTACAATTATAGCTGGACCATTGTTTAATAAAATTGCACAAAAAATTGCACCAACGGCTTATACACGTGAGGGCGATATATCAGCCTTAGGTGCACAAAAAGAATTTTCAGAAGAAGAAATGCCGGGATTCGGAGTCAGTTTATTAACTGCGATTTCTCCTGTTATTTTGATGTTGCTATCAACAATTGTACAATTGATTACAGGCCATGAAGAAGCTACAAATGGCTTTGAATCATTTATTTACTTTATTGGTACTGCAGCTACGGCAATGCTTATAGCTGTACTGTTTGCAATCTTTACTATGGGTATTAAACAAGGACGTAAAAACTCAGAAATTATGGATTCAGTATCTAATGCGATTTATCCAATTGGGATGATGATCTTAATTATTGGTGGTGGCGGTACTTTCAAAGAAGTATTAATTGAAGGTGGCGTTGGAGGTACTATTGCTACATTGTTTGAAGGTACAGAAATGTCTCCGATATTCTTAGCATGGCTTGTTGCTGCAGTACTTCGTATTGCTTTAGGGTCATCAACAGTTGCAGCAATCTCATCTACAGGTATCGTCTTACCATTGTTACAAGTATCAGATGTTAACGTTGCACTCGTTGTGCTTGCAATAGGTGCGGGTAGTGTTATTTTATCTCACGTTAATGATGCAGGATTCTGGATGTTCAAAGAATATTTCGGTTTGACTGTTAAAGAGACTTTCTTAACGTGGTCATTACTTGAAACTGTGATTTCAGTATCTGGTTTAATCTTCATACTTATACTTAATATGTTTGTCTAA
- a CDS encoding helix-turn-helix domain-containing protein, producing MNEETLEILQMHALQLLGIRLEGYDMSDMNGVINHIKTPFTNTARKQFNNELKHFIVQMHSNKIYHYTNRFGVNFLIFKFKKYKQIYIVGPYMEKRPNERRCNELLQSLDIKISKLSILKQYLLTIPLCHQVKAQKMCRLAIRFLKKRNSIYETVKIDFSFHSNTEELAESKAQMDYTLKEIEYRYNMENQLLTAVENGNANEALSILNAMNLSVAGLRRVRDDISNEQYKAYLINTLCRKAGEKAGVSLIHIDEISAKYAALIDQTMDIETLDEITHSIVKAYTDSAMKVKANAYSPKVSKVIQYIERNLDSALSLNELASYVGLAPSYLSKIFNKEIHKSISQYIIESRVKKGRDLIARTKMTVAEVANYVGFKEQSYFTQCFKKQYGTTPLSY from the coding sequence ATGAATGAGGAAACGCTAGAGATTTTACAGATGCATGCGCTACAATTATTGGGAATTCGGCTAGAAGGATATGATATGAGTGATATGAATGGGGTGATTAATCATATCAAGACGCCGTTTACAAATACTGCACGCAAGCAGTTCAATAATGAGTTGAAACATTTTATCGTACAAATGCATAGCAATAAAATTTATCATTATACGAATCGTTTTGGTGTAAACTTTTTAATTTTCAAATTTAAAAAGTATAAGCAAATTTATATTGTTGGTCCATATATGGAGAAGCGACCAAATGAACGTCGTTGTAATGAGTTACTCCAAAGCTTAGATATTAAAATATCGAAACTTTCTATATTGAAGCAATATTTACTGACGATACCTTTGTGTCACCAAGTTAAAGCACAAAAAATGTGTCGCTTGGCAATTCGTTTTTTGAAAAAAAGAAATAGCATTTATGAAACTGTGAAAATTGATTTTAGTTTTCATTCGAATACAGAAGAGTTAGCAGAATCCAAAGCGCAAATGGATTATACATTAAAAGAAATAGAGTATCGTTATAATATGGAGAATCAGCTACTTACTGCAGTTGAAAATGGCAATGCTAATGAAGCTTTATCAATTCTAAATGCAATGAATTTATCAGTTGCAGGCTTACGACGTGTAAGGGATGATATTTCAAATGAACAATACAAAGCATATTTGATAAATACGTTATGCCGTAAAGCCGGAGAAAAAGCGGGTGTAAGTTTGATTCATATTGACGAAATATCTGCAAAGTATGCGGCATTAATAGATCAAACAATGGACATAGAAACTTTAGATGAAATCACCCATTCAATTGTTAAAGCATATACAGATAGTGCGATGAAAGTAAAAGCGAATGCCTATAGTCCAAAAGTAAGTAAGGTAATTCAATACATTGAAAGAAACTTAGATAGTGCATTGTCATTAAATGAGCTCGCCTCATATGTTGGTTTGGCACCAAGTTACTTGTCCAAAATATTTAATAAGGAAATTCATAAATCTATCTCACAATACATCATTGAATCAAGAGTGAAAAAGGGACGTGACCTTATTGCGAGAACTAAAATGACCGTCGCTGAAGTGGCAAATTATGTTGGATTTAAAGAGCAAAGTTACTTTACACAGTGTTTTAAAAAACAATACGGAACAACACCATTAAGTTATTGA
- a CDS encoding MFS transporter gives MVTAKLKPANSKLKSFKEIQSPRLKFKEKLAYGFGDLGNGLMFDMGQIYLLLFYTDILGIPSVVGGAVFLVAKFFDAFVDTGVGTLVDNQRNFAKRGKFKPFILYGTIPLALLTVLTFMSPDISQTGKIIWAFGTYLLFNAAYSFVNIPYGSLSASMTINADDRTQLSVFRNLGSQGAMFISGIVVIPLVSLFPSHALGYPVVVGILAVAGVTFHLLCYKGVKERHTVERPKEKGIGRKAFLNLFKNRPFIILALYTLLTITALFLQQSSQLYYFQYVLGEANLVGVVSTLNVIILVPALFLTTFLSKRVGKKMTAVIGVSGFVVFQFINFMFFSDNVLLFLIVNTIAQLFLVIPNTVTWAFIADVVEYGQWQSGIRSEGIIYSSYSFTRKISQGLAGFLPGLALTLIGYVPQAAQSAETIAGLKVLFFIVPASLCLIAVILFFFAYPLTDHRHKQIVKELALREEL, from the coding sequence ATGGTTACAGCAAAATTAAAACCGGCAAATAGTAAGTTAAAGAGTTTTAAAGAAATTCAATCACCAAGATTAAAATTCAAAGAAAAACTTGCATATGGATTTGGAGATTTAGGTAATGGCTTAATGTTTGATATGGGACAAATTTACTTACTGTTATTCTATACAGATATTTTGGGCATACCGTCAGTAGTTGGGGGAGCTGTGTTTCTTGTTGCGAAATTCTTTGATGCCTTTGTAGATACTGGAGTGGGGACTTTAGTAGATAATCAAAGGAACTTTGCTAAACGTGGCAAGTTTAAGCCTTTTATTTTGTACGGTACGATACCGCTCGCCTTACTTACAGTTTTAACCTTTATGTCACCAGATATTAGTCAAACGGGGAAAATAATATGGGCATTTGGAACTTACTTATTATTTAACGCAGCATATTCATTTGTGAATATCCCATATGGCTCATTATCAGCATCTATGACAATTAATGCAGATGATCGTACGCAACTATCAGTGTTTCGTAACTTAGGTTCACAGGGGGCTATGTTTATTTCTGGGATTGTAGTTATCCCATTAGTTAGTCTATTCCCTAGTCATGCATTGGGTTATCCAGTTGTAGTAGGTATACTTGCTGTCGCTGGTGTGACATTCCATCTATTGTGTTACAAAGGTGTTAAAGAACGCCATACAGTAGAAAGACCGAAAGAAAAAGGTATTGGTCGTAAAGCGTTTTTAAATTTATTTAAAAATAGACCATTTATCATTTTAGCATTATATACTTTATTAACGATTACAGCATTATTCTTACAACAGTCCTCGCAACTATATTACTTCCAATATGTGCTGGGTGAAGCTAATTTAGTGGGCGTTGTGAGTACATTAAACGTTATTATATTAGTACCCGCATTGTTCTTAACTACATTTTTAAGTAAAAGAGTAGGTAAGAAAATGACAGCAGTTATCGGTGTATCTGGTTTCGTTGTATTCCAATTTATTAACTTCATGTTCTTCTCCGATAACGTGTTATTATTCTTAATCGTTAATACGATTGCACAATTATTCTTAGTTATTCCTAATACTGTGACTTGGGCATTTATTGCAGACGTTGTAGAATATGGCCAATGGCAATCAGGTATTAGATCAGAAGGTATTATTTATTCAAGTTACAGTTTCACTAGAAAAATATCACAAGGTTTAGCTGGTTTCCTACCAGGTTTAGCTTTAACGCTCATTGGTTATGTACCACAAGCAGCTCAATCAGCTGAAACAATAGCAGGATTAAAAGTATTGTTCTTTATTGTACCTGCTTCACTTTGTTTAATCGCAGTGATATTGTTCTTCTTTGCATATCCATTAACTGACCATAGACATAAACAAATTGTTAAAGAATTAGCACTTAGAGAAGAATTATAA
- the uidA gene encoding beta-glucuronidase: MLYPVINKYRSIIDLNGIWDFKIEGVDDQIDVTRPLDTDLVIAVPGSYNDQGVTSDIRNHVGNVWYERTFTIPNVLRNKRVVLRFGSATHKATVYIDGKEVTSHQGGFLPFEVDFDSEFGSGQHRLTVCVNNILDETTLPVGEYSETINNDGKIIKKNSPNFDFFNYAGLHRPVKIYTTPKVFIEDIEIVPEVLENSAKVQYKVTTNEAVPTIVVKLRDEKDNIVAETSGVEGIIEVDNPHLWQPLNAYLYHLEVTLLDNDQVIDTYAERFGIRSVEVREGQFLINGEPFYFKGFGKHEDAYYSGRGMNEVTNVLDFNLMKWIGANSFRTSHYPYSEEMMRLADEQGIVIIDETTAVGVHLNFSAILSGTTTRDTFKEIGTKEAHEAVIKDLIERDKNYACVVMWSVANEPASTEKGAKAYFEPLVNLARACDPQQRPVTIVTILTSQPDTCEVQDLVDVLCLNRYYGWYTQPGDLEAAKEALRTELDGWSEKQPGKPIMFTEYGADTIAGMHAINDELFTEEYQIRYYEANHEVIDNYPQFIGEQTWNFADFETSSGIIRVQGNKKGIFTRERRPKAVAHYFKKRWDNIPDFGYKQ, from the coding sequence ATGTTATATCCAGTGATAAATAAATATAGAAGTATCATTGATTTAAATGGCATCTGGGACTTTAAGATAGAGGGCGTAGATGATCAAATTGATGTGACACGACCATTAGATACGGATTTAGTTATTGCAGTGCCAGGATCATATAACGACCAAGGTGTTACTTCTGATATTCGTAATCACGTTGGTAATGTATGGTATGAAAGAACGTTTACAATACCTAACGTGTTAAGAAACAAGCGTGTTGTATTAAGATTTGGTTCTGCAACACATAAAGCAACAGTATATATCGATGGTAAAGAAGTAACATCACATCAAGGTGGCTTCTTACCATTTGAAGTTGACTTCGATTCGGAATTTGGTTCTGGTCAGCATCGTTTAACAGTTTGTGTGAATAATATTTTAGATGAAACCACTTTGCCAGTTGGTGAGTACAGTGAAACGATTAATAATGATGGTAAAATAATTAAGAAAAATTCACCAAACTTCGACTTCTTTAATTATGCAGGTTTACATAGACCTGTGAAAATATATACGACACCTAAAGTATTTATAGAAGATATTGAAATTGTGCCAGAAGTATTAGAAAACAGTGCTAAGGTACAATATAAAGTCACTACGAATGAAGCAGTGCCTACAATAGTTGTTAAGCTACGAGATGAAAAGGATAATATCGTAGCTGAAACATCAGGCGTAGAAGGTATCATAGAAGTAGATAATCCTCATCTATGGCAACCATTAAATGCCTATTTATATCATTTAGAAGTCACACTGTTAGATAATGACCAAGTTATTGATACGTATGCAGAGCGTTTCGGTATTCGTTCTGTAGAAGTCAGAGAAGGACAATTTTTAATTAATGGAGAACCATTTTACTTTAAAGGCTTTGGTAAACATGAGGATGCTTATTATAGTGGACGTGGTATGAATGAAGTTACAAACGTATTAGACTTTAATCTGATGAAATGGATTGGTGCTAATTCATTTAGAACATCACATTATCCATATTCAGAAGAAATGATGCGCTTAGCAGATGAACAAGGTATCGTCATCATAGACGAAACGACTGCGGTAGGTGTGCACCTAAACTTTAGCGCTATTTTATCTGGTACTACGACACGAGATACGTTTAAGGAAATAGGTACTAAAGAAGCGCATGAAGCGGTAATTAAAGATCTGATTGAGCGTGATAAGAACTATGCATGTGTAGTGATGTGGTCTGTCGCCAACGAACCGGCTTCTACTGAAAAAGGCGCTAAAGCGTACTTTGAACCTTTAGTAAACTTAGCTAGAGCATGTGATCCACAACAACGTCCGGTAACGATTGTGACAATTCTCACTTCACAACCAGATACATGTGAGGTACAAGATTTAGTAGATGTGCTGTGCTTAAATCGATATTACGGTTGGTATACACAGCCCGGCGATTTAGAAGCAGCAAAAGAAGCATTGAGAACAGAGTTAGATGGTTGGAGCGAGAAACAACCAGGCAAGCCAATTATGTTTACGGAATACGGTGCAGATACAATAGCGGGGATGCACGCAATTAATGACGAATTATTTACGGAAGAATATCAAATTCGTTATTATGAAGCCAATCATGAAGTTATAGATAACTATCCTCAATTTATAGGTGAACAAACATGGAACTTTGCTGACTTCGAAACATCTAGTGGAATTATTAGAGTCCAAGGAAATAAAAAGGGTATCTTCACTCGTGAGAGAAGACCGAAAGCAGTCGCACATTATTTTAAAAAACGTTGGGATAATATTCCTGATTTTGGATATAAACAATAA
- a CDS encoding glycoside hydrolase family 3 protein, with protein sequence MAKVNLKATPYNLDDEQISWVERTLGSLTDEEKIGQLFFNLFSLEGGKKFHDADLTNKEVLERFHIGGARYEGGNKEDVQNLLNDLQKHAKVPVLVAANCDSGGNGACKDGTYIASAAQCEAAQDTKVAYNAGLVSARESSALGVHINFDPCVDILQNWRNTIVNTRAYGTNAETVIKYSSAFIDGFNSERDMITCIKHFPGDGTEERDQHLVLGVNELSTQEWDDSFGKVYQHHIDRGVQMIMAGHIAQPAYSKKLNPALEDKDILPATLAPELITGLLKEDLNFNGLVVTDASHMLGMTAAMRREDYVPQSIAAGCDMFLFFNDLEEDYQFMLNGYRNGVITEERLNDAVRRILGLKAQMNLHKQQAEGTLIRPQEDLAIIGCDEHLAMRTEAADLGITLVKNTLDQLPIRPETHKNIQLYIIEGEKDGIYKSANNVEEDIIQELESRGFHVTLNDGSTRVKGKTLEYREKVDAALVFANIIGYAAENNYRIKWGTAMSNEIPWYVHEVPTVFVSLNFTTHLHDATMVKAYINAYHSNPETIKQTVDKIMGESEFKGTHNDLVWTDKWQAKL encoded by the coding sequence ATGGCAAAAGTAAATTTAAAAGCAACACCTTATAATTTAGATGACGAACAAATTTCATGGGTAGAGCGTACACTTGGCAGTTTGACAGACGAAGAAAAAATTGGACAACTCTTTTTTAATTTATTTTCTTTAGAAGGCGGTAAGAAGTTTCATGATGCTGACTTAACAAATAAAGAAGTCTTAGAACGTTTCCACATTGGTGGCGCACGTTATGAGGGCGGGAATAAAGAAGATGTACAAAATTTACTCAATGATTTACAAAAACACGCAAAAGTTCCAGTCTTAGTAGCCGCAAACTGTGATTCAGGTGGTAACGGCGCTTGTAAAGATGGTACCTACATCGCAAGTGCTGCTCAATGTGAAGCAGCACAGGACACAAAAGTAGCTTATAATGCTGGCCTCGTATCAGCACGTGAATCTTCTGCTTTAGGCGTACATATTAATTTCGATCCATGTGTAGACATTTTGCAAAATTGGCGAAATACAATAGTGAACACACGTGCTTATGGTACAAATGCAGAAACAGTTATAAAATATTCTAGCGCTTTTATAGATGGATTTAACTCTGAACGTGACATGATTACTTGTATCAAACACTTCCCAGGAGATGGTACTGAAGAACGTGACCAACATCTCGTACTTGGTGTAAATGAACTCTCAACACAAGAATGGGATGATAGTTTCGGAAAAGTTTATCAGCATCATATCGATCGTGGTGTTCAAATGATTATGGCAGGTCATATTGCACAACCCGCTTATTCTAAAAAATTAAATCCAGCGCTTGAAGATAAAGATATCTTACCTGCTACACTTGCACCCGAATTAATTACAGGCTTATTAAAAGAAGACTTAAACTTTAATGGATTAGTTGTTACTGATGCCAGCCATATGTTAGGTATGACCGCTGCAATGCGTCGTGAAGACTATGTGCCACAATCTATAGCTGCCGGCTGTGATATGTTCTTATTCTTCAATGATTTAGAAGAAGATTATCAATTTATGTTAAATGGTTATAGAAATGGTGTTATCACTGAGGAGCGTTTAAATGATGCTGTACGTCGTATTTTAGGACTTAAAGCTCAAATGAATTTGCATAAACAACAAGCAGAGGGTACACTAATCCGCCCACAAGAAGATTTAGCTATTATTGGTTGTGATGAGCATTTAGCAATGCGTACTGAAGCTGCTGACTTAGGTATCACTTTAGTTAAAAACACTTTAGATCAATTACCGATTCGACCTGAAACGCATAAGAATATTCAGTTATATATTATAGAAGGTGAAAAAGATGGGATCTATAAATCTGCAAACAATGTAGAAGAAGATATTATTCAAGAATTAGAATCACGTGGTTTCCATGTGACATTGAATGATGGTTCTACACGAGTTAAAGGTAAAACGTTAGAGTATCGTGAAAAAGTAGATGCAGCACTTGTCTTTGCTAATATTATTGGTTACGCAGCTGAAAATAATTACCGTATTAAATGGGGCACTGCCATGAGTAATGAAATTCCTTGGTATGTGCATGAAGTCCCAACAGTATTCGTTTCTTTAAACTTCACAACTCATTTGCACGATGCGACAATGGTCAAAGCTTATATCAATGCCTACCATTCAAACCCAGAAACAATCAAACAAACAGTAGATAAAATCATGGGTGAGAGTGAATTCAAAGGTACTCATAACGACTTAGTTTGGACAGATAAATGGCAAGCAAAATTATAA
- a CDS encoding HAD hydrolase-like protein encodes MIETLSQYQPKFKKLICVDSDGCAIDSMTIKHERAFGPALVNEWQLDDIKEAVLQRWNAFNLYEITRGINRFKGLEKMLSELVAKGLNIEGYEDIKHWVQTTASFSNPALEQAIQASPEKLGLQKALAWSHSVNDHIKNLPSIGPFDHVQRTLKNASTFADIAIVSSANLSAVAYEWETYHLTPYLSGMFAQEAGTKEYCLEQLKQYYNTEDIIMLGDAMGDMDAAKSHDIYFYPILAGHENQSWLDFDNKYLKLFKEGRFNQDIQSSLTTIFYNNFQGEN; translated from the coding sequence ATGATCGAAACTTTATCACAATATCAACCTAAATTTAAAAAATTGATTTGTGTTGATTCAGATGGTTGTGCCATTGATTCAATGACAATTAAACACGAACGCGCTTTTGGCCCTGCGCTTGTAAATGAATGGCAACTTGATGATATCAAAGAAGCTGTGTTACAGCGTTGGAATGCTTTTAATTTGTATGAAATAACAAGAGGGATCAATCGTTTTAAAGGCCTCGAAAAAATGTTAAGCGAACTTGTAGCAAAGGGATTAAACATTGAAGGTTATGAAGATATAAAGCATTGGGTTCAAACCACTGCATCTTTTTCCAATCCGGCTCTAGAACAAGCAATACAAGCCTCTCCTGAAAAGTTAGGCTTACAAAAAGCACTGGCATGGTCGCACAGTGTAAATGACCACATCAAGAATTTACCTAGTATTGGTCCTTTCGACCATGTCCAACGTACGTTGAAAAATGCCTCAACGTTTGCAGATATTGCAATCGTATCTTCCGCAAATTTATCCGCAGTTGCTTATGAATGGGAAACATATCACCTTACACCCTATTTGAGTGGCATGTTTGCTCAAGAAGCTGGTACTAAAGAATACTGTTTAGAACAATTGAAACAATATTACAATACCGAAGACATCATCATGTTAGGTGATGCTATGGGTGACATGGATGCTGCAAAATCGCATGATATTTATTTTTATCCTATTTTAGCAGGACATGAAAATCAATCATGGTTAGATTTTGATAATAAATATTTAAAATTATTTAAAGAAGGTCGATTCAATCAAGACATTCAATCATCCTTAACTACTATATTTTATAATAATTTCCAAGGAGAGAACTAA
- a CDS encoding DUF1413 domain-containing protein translates to MNFEERLAKLRETIGKTSFDFRFESLFDKEEWINMNIPQRKQLEREFHKFIEQNDHLRIPYTTEDHIRMCLYNLVYDYNEIKHNFKSYI, encoded by the coding sequence ATGAATTTTGAAGAACGCTTAGCTAAGTTACGTGAAACGATTGGTAAAACAAGCTTTGATTTTCGATTTGAATCATTATTTGATAAAGAAGAATGGATTAATATGAACATACCACAGCGTAAACAATTAGAACGTGAATTTCATAAATTTATAGAACAAAACGACCATTTACGTATACCTTACACTACCGAAGACCATATTCGTATGTGCTTGTATAATTTAGTTTATGATTACAATGAAATTAAACATAATTTTAAGTCCTATATTTGA
- a CDS encoding SDR family oxidoreductase: MVELKNKVAIVTGASSGIGASIAQVLSSHEVKVVLSGRNESRLNDTAQRIQKAGNADVETLAVDITDKQDVERLVQTAKDIYGRVDILINSAGQMLSSAITDGDVEAWDAMIDVNVKGTLYGINAVLPTFLNQSSGHIINIASISGFEVTKKSTLYSASKAAVHAITQGLEKELAKTGVRATSISPGMVDTPLSGATDWGERKKLDPEDIAEAAIYALQQPSHVNVNEVTVRPV; the protein is encoded by the coding sequence ATGGTTGAATTAAAAAATAAAGTTGCAATTGTTACAGGAGCAAGTAGTGGGATTGGTGCAAGTATTGCGCAAGTACTTTCAAGTCATGAAGTGAAAGTGGTATTGTCAGGGCGTAATGAATCACGTTTAAATGATACTGCCCAACGTATTCAAAAAGCAGGCAATGCAGACGTTGAGACATTAGCAGTGGATATTACAGACAAACAAGATGTTGAGCGCTTAGTCCAAACGGCGAAAGACATATATGGTCGTGTAGATATATTAATCAATAGTGCTGGTCAAATGCTGTCTTCAGCAATTACAGATGGTGATGTAGAGGCGTGGGATGCAATGATTGATGTGAATGTTAAAGGAACACTTTATGGCATAAATGCAGTGCTACCAACATTTTTAAATCAATCAAGTGGTCATATTATAAATATAGCTTCTATCTCTGGATTTGAAGTAACGAAAAAAAGTACATTATATAGTGCGTCAAAAGCAGCTGTACATGCGATAACACAAGGCTTAGAAAAAGAATTGGCTAAGACAGGCGTTAGGGCAACGAGTATTTCACCAGGAATGGTTGATACACCTTTAAGTGGAGCAACGGATTGGGGAGAACGTAAAAAATTAGACCCTGAAGATATTGCAGAAGCAGCTATATATGCATTACAACAACCAAGTCATGTCAATGTGAACGAAGTAACTGTACGACCAGTTTAG